One window of the Peromyscus maniculatus bairdii isolate BWxNUB_F1_BW_parent chromosome 18, HU_Pman_BW_mat_3.1, whole genome shotgun sequence genome contains the following:
- the LOC143269351 gene encoding disks large homolog 5-like, which yields MLSRLNRFVGRQDGEHRETKGRQKEDGLQSPCHTSRNKWFWGKHRTTRKASSNERNELLELLALYNNNELNNRLKSEIDMLKTQHKEMSDVKKFPKEVCEASYRCKKLSEQTNSYHTLYSQLLSEWTQLREKVSTLKENNRKLHGEQILLQESCEEARRLCEETHEKMYDLWTKQQQVV from the exons atgctgtctagactgaacaggtttgttgggagacaggatggagagcacagggagaccaaagggaggcagaaggaagatggccttcagtctccatgtcacacatcaagaaataagtggttctggggaaagcaca ggactactaggaaggcatcatccaatgagaggaatgaattgctggaactcctggccctttataacaacaatgagttgaacaacag gctgaaatctGAGATTGACatgctgaaaacacagcataaggagatgtcagatgtaaagaaattccCCAAGGAGGTTTGTGAGGCCTCGTACAGGTGCAAGAAGCTGAGTGAGCAGACCAACTCCTACCA caccctctacagtcagctccTGAGTGAATGGACTCAGCTAAGGGAAAAAGTGAGCACGTTGAAagagaacaacagaaagctgcatggggagcagattttactacaagagtcctgtgaggaggcaaggaggctctgtgaggagacccatgagaagatgtatgacctctggacaaagcagcagcaggtagtTTGA